A region of the Lagopus muta isolate bLagMut1 chromosome 2, bLagMut1 primary, whole genome shotgun sequence genome:
atgtttaaaaatgaatcatCAGAAATGTCAGCATCTCTACCTTCCTAGAAtcttctccctcttcccccTAGAAAAGGGAAGAACAGCTCCTTGCACAGTGCTGTACTActagaattaaaaaagagaaaactgcgTAGATAATACATCATTATCTGCAATTCTCTTGCACATcaaaaatgcttgcttttatAAACTAGCCAATAAAAGAGtcagagctgtttgtttttcatagatGTGTCAAACTGTACTGCAACTTTTGATGATGAGCTACTATTCAAACCTATGTGCTTTTCAGAATCTAGAAGCTGGATGCTTGTGGATATGAGTAACTGGACATCTTATTACTCATTTCTAAATAACCAAGACCTAGAACGAGAATTCTGGCAACCCTTAACAGCATTGCATTGGTTTaaacactaattaaaaaaaaataaatctaactTTTGTTAGAAACCTTGCAGTATATAGAGAGTATTCCTAGAATAAGGCTGACATTCTTCACGAACACTGAAGAGAGCCTTCTTATTTCATTCAAGCATGCCACTACAGCGCTGCATTAGAACTAGTCACAGAGCAATCAGAATACTGTGGAAGCAGTTACAAATAATACATGTGCTTTCTAaagccttaaaataaaaaggggacTGAGAATTATCTACAGTCAAACATTGCTAAAGAAGCTATCAAGTGCGATTGTAGCCCATCCCAAGAACCAGAAGCCAATTTAGAACACTATGCCCAGTAAGAAGCACTTACATACCTCTGTAGTGgtaaaaaggaaagagatgtcCCAGGACAATTTTAGTATCttgagaaaatacttcttttggAACTCAATAGAACAACATTTAAAGGTGATTCAAAGATGCATTTTCAATGAATGCTCTGTCTGGAGTAAAGCTCCCTCCAAGAAAAGCAGTAAGGCAGGTGCTATACAGAAAAACAATCCCACATAAGCTTTCACTGCTGCATTGTAACAAAAATGTAATACAGTCCCCGACTGCACGATGTAATGGATGATTCTCTGGAAGGCAGAATTTTAAACCCACTGGGGAACTCCAGGTTTACTTCATTTCCACACAGCTTTTCCAGAAGCACAAGTACTTCAGTTTTGGAAGACTTCTCACAACAGACTGAATTATGCCAGTACTACCCTTGTGACACATTCACAACTCTCAAAACCATCAAAATCATGGTGTGAAACTACCGAGGTTAGTTCACTCAGAGCTGTTCAGTTTTAGTCAGTGTTACTACATAATTGCATGCTCTCAGTTCTCTTTTTCAAGCATACTCTGACAATTATTTCCTGGCAAATACTTGTCTTTGTGTATGTAATTAAGAGAGAAAGTCCAGAGCaatgccttttgtttttatgaaaactAGGGATCTTAACACAAACGAATGCTATGATGTAGAGGATCATTATTAACAGCTTGCCTGGTGCCACACAACACAGCCCCTCTCGACCTTACAGGCCAACAAGTATTATAGCTATGGGAAAGTGGAGCATTAGGCATCAGACTTGCAGGTTGCCACAAATGGAACAAGTAATAATCACAAGGCTGTGCTTTGGCTTTAAGGCAAGGAAATGTTTCACCTAACATAGAAAACATGacctaaaatgaaaatatattgtgAAGACCATTCTAAATCTGAATTTATATTTTGTACACACCAAGTGCtaacttaaaactatttcagAGAGTTAGATTAACTTGTCAAACTTTTCACTCCCCTGCTTTCCTCGGTGTTGAACTGCCACAGAAAACAGCTCTTATCTCCAGAAACTTGGCAGACAGTCATGCTCACATGAAAGAAAGTTTACAAGTAAAATTCCATtcaacagattttatttatcaATTTGGTTTTGTGATTACaactgtttcagttttcttccactgaagacAGAACAAACTTTTACAGCAACACTTGCAAAGAACATTCATAAGCTAACAGCTTGCTATTTGCACAACTGGCTTCAAGAAAAAGCCAGGCAACTTGAAGAGTCACTACAGTTCAGTGCCTAAAACCGATTCAGGGGCAAATGCAACTACAGATCTATGAGCTACCTTCCACTTCAAAACACAAGGCTGAGAAAAAACTGCAAGTTATTATTTCAGGTTATTTGCTAGTACACAGCACAGATTAGCTGATACTGCAGTTTCACAGAGGAGCAATTCATTTCTATAGTGAGACAGCCAAGCACACGGTGACGATGTATAATCCAGCCTTCCCTCCCCCAGACAACTGAACGAGAAAAGCTGAAGCCACAACTCTATCAACTGTGGATTACATCTTGTTGGCAAGGCTAATGAGCAACCAACGTGCAGTGCAGGCCTTCCAGTACGCAACTGAATTGATGCAGTACAAGCTTGAGTTTTTGAGACTGGCATCTGTACACATCAAAAACCCTGGGTTTCCTAAAGTATTGGAAAGTAGCAATTGCTGGCACCAAGAAAACTTTAGTAACTAAGGCAAGGTATTCATTCTAcccttttaaataaaatttgaggCATAAAGATTAAGCAATTTTAAGGcacttgaaaaattattttagtttgttttaCCAACATACTTTACAACTTAAATCAGAATTAGCATAGCTCATGAATAAGCATTTTAACAACATTTTACAGAGCAATGCTTTTGCAGCAAAGTCTTCCATGCTATGAAGTGTTCTCTAGCATTTTTCTGCAAGTTTTCCCAAAAGATAGCCCTTGGAGGCCaaacatatatgtatgtactaGAAATACAGTTTGCTTTGCTGAGCTGAGAATTGTCACGCTGTAGGAGAGTATTTGGCTCACTTCAAAGCACAGAATACAAGCTCATGGATATCTTTTTAAACATGTAATAAAATAGTTCTGAGATAGGGAAAGGGCAGATTAAATGATTTCACAATAAGGCCAAGGTTATACCATCTAACCCACACGCTGTTGCTGGAAGCTGGCTGCtcacttctgttttaaagaacCTGAGCTGATTGTCTTAGTTTTGTTTAGAAAACCACAAGCTCATGAACTCGAAGATACAGTACTTGTGAATAAATTTTGTATTCTGATAGTAATTTGAGTTTTTCTACGCAGCACAATAATGTCATTTGAACTAGAAGAACACCAAAAAGCAATTGTGCACTTCAGTAATTTGCAAACAATTTATTCAATATCTAAGCTACACTACCATGACGGTTACCTGCATTAATGTTGTCCTTTCATTGCATTGGTGCCAAATTCTAGTCAGATCAGAGCTAGTAAGACAGTATTACAGATCACTCTGATGATCAAGGGGTATAATCAAAAGCTACCATCATGTGCTATACCCACTGCTTCATTTTATCTgtacttcagtttttcctgtGGGCTTATTCTTGAAGGTGTTTGGCAATGACATACCTTTTGCTTACTCTCAGATCACAGGGGTGATCCAgccaagtttaaaaaaaaaaaagaaaaaaaaaaaagagatagcATTTGGCTGAATAGATTTCCTTAACCAGTTCACTGCAAGGTCATACAAAACTGATAGCACGAATGaggctggggaaaaagaaacagtcctGGCAGTACCAGGACAGCAATCCTGACTCAAATCAAATCAGCAGATTCTCTGATTACTTTGAATAgctcctgcagcaagcagaCACACACAAAGGTTAAAAagaattgaaatgaaattttaacaagtaagcttaagaaaaaaagtcaggatTTCCCTAAACACTAGTTCAAGTATAAATACAAATGGTTGCCTTTTTAAACAGGGAGTGAACAGTATCTTGAACTTTATCACTTCAGTTTTATGGTTGGCCTTTGCATGTTAGAACAAAAAAGGTAAACAACTTAAAGCTAGCCTGTAGCTGAATATTACTGTACCATGCTCCCTCACCCTCAAAAACAGTCAATAAGGGCCAGTTATTCAGTGTAAAGATTCTGAAACTGGAATGCTCAATCACACATACTCAAGTTTCTGTTCTCCTATATAAAGCTAGTACCTAAATATTGACTTATCTTTGAGATAGGTGGGACGCTTTTGCAGCGTACtaattttcagtcatttaaggcactgattttcatttcctctttatgAGAATTATCCCATATACATCCTCTCCACCTTCAGCATTAGTTAGAAAGGATGCAGGATTTCAGTTTGGAATGCAGTATTTTATCtagcaatcttttttttcctgtgtaaaaaaaaaaaaaaaaaagtatctgtaTGGGTTTTTTGATTCCACTAAGACATTATCTACTTCTACAATTTTGCTCACCTTTCTAGCAGCACACTGTGCGAGTTACAAGCTAGTACAAATGGTATTTCACTCCCTGAAGTCAGTCACCAATAATTCACTTCTTGATAAAACTGAAGGGATACTTTTATCAAATGTTGATTAAATTAGCCTTTACAATAAGTCATGAGATTATCTACTCAAGACAGTGTTGCCACTGAATATGAATCTCCAAATATCTACATTTGGCATATCAAAAAaagtcccacagcagcagccactaAAGAAAAGACAGCCATTAGAACCCATGCAGAATATTGCAAGTAAACCTGCTGGAGAGATTCACATTACCTCTTGCCAAGTATAATGttgcaaaaatattctttccaaGTCTTCTTTTAGAGATTTAAAGGGTATTATGAACTGCTGTCTTCCatgagcaacagaaaaatattttggttcaGTGAACTACAGGTATTGAGCTACTAGTCCATTATAAAGTGACAGGTCCTAAAGTGTGTGGTAGTTTCGGTCTTTCGACCTGCAGAAtttgtacagaaagaaaataacagccTGCAGACCCAGAACAAGGACAATTCCACCTATGAAACTGGCAGCATCAAACGTAGACTTGCGCGAAGAAGGTGCAGGAGTCACAGTAGCATTTGTACCTGTGAAACAACACACAGCAATTAGAGTTCACAAGGCTTACAGTTTAAGCAATTTTAGCAGTGGCTTCGTGTATTTTTTGAGATTCCTCAGACAAAACATCCAAACATCATTAAAAGTAAAGGTATGGCTAAATGCAGCTGCTGgcaactgcagcagcacttgcaGTGTCATTTAATTAAGTAATGTTTGCAAAAAGACTAGCCATTATTGCCAGACTGCTTTGGACCTCAGTACTGAGCAAGTCTTCCTCctttccacagaaatataaTATTGTATATGGTcagtgaaaatgtattttccagaCTTCCCTGCTTGTTCCAATTTTGTGCCTGAATTCACATCATCTTCCTTCTATTGTAAGCATAATTCCCAGAGTAAAGAAACCAACTGACGCCGCAACACATGAACCTAGAAGCAACCTGCTTCTAACGGGCTTCACCTCATCATAGCTTTGCATGAAACAGCATATTCCAGGCAGATGCTAGAATAGAATACTACAAGTTACCTATTACCATCActagatgtcttttttttttttttaataaaggtaTGCCATTATTACACTGTGAGATAAAAGAGCAGCTTTCAAAGTAAGTCCTTTACAAGCAACTTCCAGTCACGCTATCATGAAGTGGCCAGTTTATACAGTCTGACCAATGTGCTTCTGACATTAAATGTCTCATCAACTGGACTTGTTGCACAGGCTGTTACCTTGCTACGTCACTTCAATGAAGTTAAATTAGGCACAAAGCTAAGCATCTTTCAAGACAACACTTCTCAATTAACGTAAACGTCTAAGTGGCTTATGCTTCAACTATACTAATAATAGCCATTACCTGGAACACTGGTTGTTTTGGCAGCTGAAGTAATGGGAGTTGTAGATACAGGAGCAAGCGTAGTGGTATTGGTGATGTTTGGAGCTGTTTGAGAGAAAACTTAAGTTCAGACAGCGTGCACATACAGTAAGCTTCAAGAGCAAAGTTTGCAAATGTGCAAGTTCTTACATAAATGATTTATCTTGTTTTGCTTCAGTGAGAATAAGCTTTGATCTCAGAGTGTACCCCACACAACTCAGATGTTCAGCTGCATGGCATTAAGCCAGCTTTCTGCAagaaggatttatttatttaagctcATAGCCTAACCACATGGTTGTTATCCAAATATTTCAAGGTTCTTCACATATCAGTGATTTTTcacttaaataaaaatcacctttgtaacaaaaataaatgttggtatgtgaagaagaaacaagacaGCTGCATCAAGGCAAAGGATTTTCAATAACTAGCCTTTAGAAACAGTGTTTATCGTACATAAATACTTAAATGTAGTACCTCTAGGCAGGAGATAAATATTGGATACTGAACACTTGTCCCCAGAAATTCATTGACAACCACGACATCACTGGAATGTGTGAACACTCACCTGTAGCTAGACTGTCTCATAACACTTCTTTGtttatcaaaacagaattaCGCGTCTCTGGCCTTTCCCACCCCACAAGATTAGTGTTACTAACAACTAATGAGTATTTCACTATGTGCCTGGGATAAGTGCCAGCATTTGTTCTTCTGCTCAAAGCTAAatgtcacctcactgtacacTGACACTTTATGCTGTAAGCAGTTGTGAGCGCCCTCAAGCACCAACTCCAGTTACCTCCCAGCTACTTGAAGCAGTGGATGCTTTCAAGGataagatttttaaaacttcactgTTAAGACAACAGCACGTGGGAGAACAAAAGATTCTGGATAGAATAACAAAAAGCCAATCTGCAGAAACTCATTATTAGTGGAAATGACCAACGTAACTCAATTACCACTGAGAAAATATTGGAAGAAAACACTTCCACTGTTACAGTTTATACAGTTCGCTTCCTGCAGGCCTTGGAATCATTTGTGTTATTTCATACCTCAGATGTTAAGCAGCCACGCTACCACAGCgatctgcagaaaaaaaatccctcgttctctttttcattcactAAGTCCTAGCTTCCTGCCATTCTACCAGGGACAACAGAAGCAACCTCAGCAGTGCATACTGCATTACGACTGGCACTACATTTTCAAGCTCACTCAGCTGTTTGCTAAGCAATCTCACACATGCGCTTCATGGGCTCCCTGAGTCACATTTCTTCATATTACCTGTGGTAAGATGAGCTGTGGTAACAGAACCAGATGTGGTATTGGAAGATGGCGTAGTAGCATTGGAAGGTGATGCTGTAGTATTGGAAGGCAGCGTAGTAGTATTAGAAAAAGGAACAGATGTAGGAGctatgaaagaataaaaagtggcattaaaaaaacattaacGACAGCTTTTAACTAGAGAATAGTAGTAGGCTGAGCTCTAGGGACTCATATAACACTGAATACTATTGCAGTTCTGATCTGAAATTACAAACACCACACAGATGTTTGAAAtgaatagatgaaaaaaaattgtcacaGGCAGATAGTTCAGTGTTCAACCTCACGGTGCAAA
Encoded here:
- the CD164 gene encoding sialomucin core protein 24; the encoded protein is MGRRTALPLAVLCLASALCGLAVESSWMQARSDDTAAAAVDICGNISTCSSCIGNETHETGCEWIRCNDSQMCVNGTETTSEAYKNCTIEKQCSTPTSVPFSNTTTLPSNTTASPSNATTPSSNTTSGSVTTAHLTTAPNITNTTTLAPVSTTPITSAAKTTSVPGTNATVTPAPSSRKSTFDAASFIGGIVLVLGLQAVIFFLYKFCRSKDRNYHTL